The Tenacibaculum sp. MAR_2010_89 genome has a window encoding:
- a CDS encoding efflux RND transporter permease subunit codes for MLNKSIKFLIENKLIAVLLLVLFIGWGVINAPFNWNTGFLPNAPVAVDAIPDIGENQQIVFTKWDGRSPQNIEDQITYPLTTSLLGIPGVKTIRSSSMFGFSSIYIIFEEDVEFYWSRSRILEKLNSLPSGLLPEGVNPTLGPDATGLGQVYWYTLEGRDKDGNVTGGWDLHELRSIQDYYVKYALSSAGGVSEVASIGGYVQEYQIDVNPELMRQYNINLQQVVKAVKQSNQDIGAQTIEINQVEYLVRGLGYITSIKDIENAVVSSANYTPIKIQDIAKVSLGAKTRRGILDKEGAEVVGGVVVARYGANPLEVINNTKKKIKELSAGLPSKVLADGTISQLTIVPFYDRSELIQETLGTLNEALTLEILITILVIIVMVYNLRASILISSLLPVAVLMVFIAMKTFGIDANIVALSGIAIAIGTMVDVGVILSENILNHLEKNENNLPINTVVYNATAEVSGAIVTAVMTTIISFLPVFTMVGAEGKLFSPLAFTKTFALIMALVVALFLIPPFATIIFKRRSITKNLSYIINAVLIGLGIISIVFGNWLGILLIAFGSTGILKLQQKVSNKQVNLINIVIASLAIVFLLAEYWRPLGVGKSLLLNLLFVAIICFGLLGAFSLLRKYYTQILQWALANKMLFLAIPTTISILGFLIFKNTGKEFMPSLNEGSFLLMPTSMPHSGVEENKRVLQQLDMGVANIPEIKTVVGKAGRTESALDPAPLSMYENVIIYKPEYALNNHGERQRYQINKDGLFVLKNGKTVANPNSTYATSKIIFSDVSTDELIEDNDGEFYRNWRPNIKSTDDIWNEIIKATKIPGVTSAPKLQPIETRLVMLQTGMRAPMGIKVKGQNLKEIEAFGVQLESILKTVTGVKKEAVFADRIVGKPYLLIDINREKIARYGVSIQEVQDVLKVAVGGMSLTQTVEGRERYGVRVRYPRELRTTPTDLEQIYVPINKGNSVPLSELATIRYEQGAQVIKSEDTFLIGYVLFDKLNDFAEVTVVENAQKVIQQKIESGKLIVPKGINFQFTGTYENQIRAEKTLSLVVPLALLIIFIILYFQFRSATTSLMVFTAIIVAFAGGFIMMWLYGQSWFLDFSVFGQNIRELFQMHPINLSVAVWVGFIALFGIATDDGVVMATYLKQTFAKNEPKTKTDIRKSVVEAGEKRIRPCLMTTATTVLALLPVLTSTGRGSDIMIPMAIPAFGGMIIDVASYFLLPVLYSLREEFLLKRKTINEN; via the coding sequence ATGCTCAATAAAAGCATCAAATTTTTAATAGAAAACAAACTTATAGCCGTTTTACTACTCGTCTTGTTTATAGGTTGGGGAGTTATAAACGCACCTTTTAACTGGAATACAGGCTTTTTACCAAATGCACCCGTGGCGGTAGATGCTATCCCAGATATTGGTGAAAACCAACAAATTGTATTTACAAAATGGGACGGACGTTCACCACAAAACATAGAAGACCAAATAACCTATCCGTTAACCACGTCGTTGTTAGGCATACCAGGCGTAAAAACCATTCGTAGTTCCTCGATGTTTGGGTTTTCGAGCATCTATATAATTTTTGAAGAAGACGTCGAATTTTACTGGAGTCGTTCACGTATTCTCGAAAAACTCAACTCGTTACCAAGTGGTTTATTACCAGAGGGCGTTAATCCAACTTTAGGACCCGATGCCACAGGTTTAGGACAAGTTTATTGGTACACATTAGAGGGTAGAGATAAAGACGGAAACGTAACTGGCGGTTGGGATTTACACGAACTACGAAGCATACAAGATTACTATGTAAAATACGCCTTATCGTCGGCAGGTGGTGTGTCTGAAGTAGCATCAATTGGTGGATATGTTCAAGAATATCAAATTGACGTAAACCCTGAATTAATGCGTCAATATAATATCAATCTGCAACAGGTTGTAAAAGCTGTAAAACAAAGCAACCAAGATATCGGAGCGCAAACCATAGAAATTAATCAAGTAGAATATTTGGTGCGTGGTTTAGGTTATATCACATCTATAAAAGATATCGAAAATGCGGTAGTTTCATCAGCAAATTACACACCAATTAAAATACAAGACATCGCCAAAGTATCGCTCGGCGCAAAAACTCGTAGAGGAATTTTAGACAAAGAGGGCGCAGAAGTTGTAGGCGGTGTTGTGGTGGCACGTTATGGTGCAAATCCGTTAGAGGTTATCAATAATACCAAAAAAAAAATTAAAGAATTAAGCGCAGGATTACCCTCAAAAGTGTTGGCAGACGGCACAATATCACAGTTAACCATTGTACCGTTTTACGACCGTTCTGAACTTATTCAAGAAACATTAGGTACGCTTAACGAAGCGCTTACATTAGAAATACTCATTACCATTTTAGTAATTATTGTAATGGTATATAATTTACGAGCATCCATTTTAATTTCGAGCTTGTTACCTGTGGCGGTTTTAATGGTATTTATCGCAATGAAAACCTTTGGTATTGATGCCAATATCGTAGCCTTATCAGGAATTGCAATCGCAATCGGAACAATGGTAGATGTAGGCGTAATTCTATCAGAAAACATCTTAAATCATTTAGAAAAAAATGAAAATAATTTACCAATCAATACCGTAGTTTACAATGCTACTGCCGAAGTTTCAGGCGCTATTGTTACCGCAGTAATGACCACTATAATTAGCTTTTTACCAGTATTTACAATGGTTGGCGCAGAAGGTAAATTATTTAGTCCGTTGGCTTTTACCAAAACCTTTGCACTTATTATGGCATTGGTGGTGGCGTTGTTTTTAATTCCGCCATTTGCAACTATCATTTTTAAACGAAGAAGTATTACCAAAAACCTATCGTACATCATCAATGCTGTATTAATTGGTTTGGGTATTATTTCTATTGTTTTCGGAAACTGGTTAGGAATACTCTTAATCGCTTTCGGCAGTACAGGCATTTTAAAACTACAACAAAAAGTTTCCAACAAACAAGTAAACCTTATTAATATAGTTATTGCATCATTAGCTATTGTGTTTTTATTGGCTGAATATTGGCGACCTTTAGGTGTAGGCAAGAGCTTATTGTTAAACCTGTTGTTTGTGGCTATAATCTGTTTCGGGTTGTTAGGCGCATTCTCACTATTACGCAAATATTATACTCAAATTTTACAATGGGCATTAGCAAACAAAATGCTCTTTTTGGCAATTCCAACCACCATTAGCATTCTCGGATTTTTAATTTTCAAAAACACAGGAAAAGAGTTTATGCCCTCTTTAAACGAAGGCTCGTTTTTACTAATGCCAACCTCAATGCCACATTCGGGCGTTGAAGAAAATAAACGTGTTTTACAACAGTTGGATATGGGTGTTGCCAATATTCCTGAAATAAAAACGGTAGTTGGTAAAGCAGGACGAACCGAATCAGCTTTAGACCCTGCTCCACTTTCAATGTATGAAAATGTAATTATTTACAAACCCGAATATGCACTTAATAACCACGGCGAACGTCAACGTTATCAAATAAATAAAGACGGATTATTTGTATTGAAAAATGGCAAAACAGTGGCCAATCCAAATTCGACCTATGCGACTTCTAAAATTATTTTTTCTGATGTTTCTACAGATGAATTAATTGAAGATAACGACGGCGAGTTTTACCGAAATTGGCGACCTAACATAAAATCTACCGACGATATTTGGAACGAAATAATTAAGGCAACCAAAATACCAGGCGTTACATCTGCACCAAAATTGCAACCTATCGAAACCCGATTGGTAATGCTACAAACGGGGATGCGTGCGCCAATGGGTATCAAAGTAAAAGGACAAAATTTAAAAGAAATTGAAGCCTTTGGTGTGCAATTAGAAAGCATTTTAAAAACAGTAACAGGTGTTAAAAAAGAAGCTGTTTTTGCTGATCGAATTGTAGGAAAACCATATCTGTTAATCGACATCAACAGAGAGAAAATAGCACGTTATGGTGTTTCTATTCAAGAGGTACAAGATGTTTTAAAAGTTGCCGTTGGTGGTATGTCATTAACCCAAACCGTCGAGGGACGAGAGCGTTACGGCGTACGTGTTCGTTACCCAAGAGAACTACGAACCACACCAACCGATTTAGAACAAATTTATGTACCTATAAACAAAGGAAATTCTGTACCATTAAGTGAGTTAGCAACTATTCGTTACGAACAAGGCGCACAAGTAATTAAAAGTGAAGACACCTTTCTAATTGGCTACGTGTTGTTTGATAAACTTAACGATTTTGCCGAAGTAACCGTGGTTGAAAATGCGCAAAAAGTCATTCAGCAAAAAATAGAAAGTGGCAAATTAATTGTACCAAAAGGTATTAATTTTCAATTTACAGGAACATACGAAAATCAGATACGAGCTGAAAAAACCTTATCCTTAGTTGTACCATTGGCATTGCTTATCATTTTCATCATTTTATATTTTCAGTTCCGTTCAGCAACCACTTCTTTAATGGTGTTTACAGCAATTATTGTAGCCTTTGCAGGCGGATTTATAATGATGTGGCTTTACGGACAATCGTGGTTTCTAGACTTTAGCGTTTTTGGGCAAAATATTCGAGAGCTGTTCCAAATGCACCCAATTAATTTAAGTGTAGCAGTTTGGGTAGGTTTTATTGCCTTATTTGGTATTGCCACCGACGACGGTGTAGTAATGGCAACCTATTTAAAACAAACCTTTGCCAAAAATGAACCAAAAACAAAAACCGATATACGAAAATCGGTTGTAGAAGCAGGCGAAAAACGTATCAGACCGTGTTTAATGACAACGGCAACAACCGTATTGGCATTACTGCCTGTACTAACATCGACAGGACGAGGAAGCGATATTATGATACCAATGGCAATTCCTGCCTTTGGAGGTATGATTATCGACGTTGCATCCTATTTTTTACTGCCTGTATTGTATAGTTTACGAGAAGAATTTTTATTAAAAAGAAAGACAATAAATGAAAACTAA
- a CDS encoding TolC family protein — translation MKTKNILSILFILMFSGFSYAQELQSLIDEALANNPKIKQFELQYKRVSEKVNEVNTLPNTNIAIGYFVSEPETRTGAQRFKVSINQMLPWFGTISSREDYVSSLADAKFEDITIAKRQLIASISTSFYNLYAIKAKQQVLTENINLLKTYETMALTSVEVGKASAVDVLRLQMRQNDLNQSKAILQQQFLAEQTAFNKLLNRDKNTAINVVSELEIPLNDSTINTDSLQFHPELIKYDKFYQSVEKSELLNQKESSPMIGFGLDYVNVTQRPDMNFNDNGKDIVMPMVSFSIPIFNKKYKSKTKQNEIQQEEFNSQKQERFNRLETLLDKAIKERTSARIRKNTQSKNLKQAKNAETILVKSYETGTIDFNDVLDIQELQLKFQLNQIKAVQNYYVQSTIINYLIQ, via the coding sequence ATGAAAACTAAAAACATATTATCCATATTATTCATTCTTATGTTTAGTGGATTTTCTTATGCACAAGAACTACAATCGCTTATTGATGAAGCCTTGGCAAATAATCCAAAAATTAAACAGTTTGAATTGCAATACAAACGTGTTTCAGAAAAGGTAAACGAAGTAAATACCTTACCCAATACCAACATTGCCATAGGTTATTTTGTAAGCGAACCCGAAACGCGAACAGGCGCACAACGATTTAAAGTTTCAATAAACCAAATGTTGCCTTGGTTTGGTACAATTAGTTCGAGAGAAGATTATGTAAGTTCCTTAGCCGATGCCAAGTTTGAAGATATTACCATTGCTAAACGACAATTAATCGCGTCGATATCAACTTCGTTTTACAATTTGTACGCAATTAAGGCTAAACAGCAGGTTTTAACCGAAAACATTAACTTGCTAAAAACCTACGAAACTATGGCGTTAACGTCGGTTGAAGTTGGTAAAGCATCTGCCGTAGATGTCTTGCGTTTACAAATGCGACAAAACGATTTAAACCAATCCAAAGCCATTTTACAACAACAATTTTTAGCTGAACAAACAGCCTTTAACAAGCTATTAAACAGAGATAAAAACACAGCGATAAATGTGGTTTCAGAATTAGAAATCCCGTTGAACGACAGCACAATAAATACAGATAGTTTACAATTTCATCCTGAATTAATAAAGTACGACAAGTTTTATCAATCAGTTGAAAAATCTGAACTATTAAACCAAAAGGAAAGTAGCCCAATGATAGGTTTCGGGTTAGATTATGTTAACGTTACCCAACGTCCTGATATGAATTTTAACGATAACGGAAAAGATATTGTAATGCCAATGGTATCGTTTTCTATTCCAATTTTCAATAAAAAATATAAGTCGAAAACCAAACAAAACGAAATTCAGCAAGAAGAATTTAACAGTCAAAAACAAGAGCGATTTAACAGGTTAGAAACCTTGTTAGATAAAGCAATTAAAGAGCGTACATCGGCAAGAATACGCAAAAACACACAAAGCAAAAACTTGAAACAAGCAAAAAATGCCGAAACCATTCTTGTTAAAAGCTACGAAACAGGCACGATTGATTTTAACGATGTTCTCGATATTCAAGAATTGCAGTTAAAGTTTCAGTTAAACCAAATTAAGGCGGTGCAAAATTATTATGTACAAAGCACCATTATTAACTATTTAATTCAGTAA
- a CDS encoding heavy-metal-associated domain-containing protein encodes MKHTYKIDGMTCGSCKANVEKSLDSLDNVTDVKVNLENKEAEITMSKHIGLSDLQNVLKEKYTISEKLPVKKVATNTFSDFEMTQEKSKFEQLKPLFLILLYITVASILLHYKNWSWREFMLDFMGLFYIIFSFFKMLDLKGFPDSFRMYDPLAKRVPVYAKVYPFIETILGLMFLMRFEINIALIITIFVLGITTVGVTKTLLDKKAIRCACLGTALKLPMTEATFIENAIMLVMAVLMLIF; translated from the coding sequence ATGAAACACACATATAAAATTGACGGAATGACTTGCGGAAGCTGTAAAGCTAACGTAGAAAAAAGTTTAGATAGTTTAGATAACGTTACCGATGTAAAGGTAAATCTTGAAAATAAAGAAGCTGAAATAACTATGAGTAAGCATATTGGTTTATCAGATTTGCAAAATGTATTGAAAGAAAAATACACCATTTCTGAAAAACTACCTGTTAAAAAGGTAGCTACAAACACCTTTTCGGACTTTGAAATGACACAAGAAAAAAGCAAATTCGAGCAATTAAAACCCTTGTTTTTAATCTTATTATACATTACAGTAGCAAGTATATTGTTACACTATAAAAATTGGAGTTGGCGTGAGTTTATGCTCGATTTTATGGGCTTATTTTATATCATATTCAGTTTTTTTAAAATGTTAGATTTAAAAGGTTTTCCAGATAGTTTTAGAATGTACGACCCGTTAGCAAAACGAGTGCCTGTATATGCCAAAGTTTATCCATTTATAGAAACTATTTTAGGGTTGATGTTTTTAATGCGATTTGAAATTAACATAGCACTAATTATAACCATTTTCGTATTGGGAATAACTACCGTGGGTGTAACCAAAACATTACTTGATAAAAAGGCAATTCGTTGTGCGTGTTTAGGTACAGCTTTAAAACTACCAATGACCGAAGCAACTTTTATAGAAAACGCTATTATGTTAGTAATGGCTGTATTAATGTTAATCTTTTAA
- a CDS encoding efflux RND transporter periplasmic adaptor subunit, translating into MKKYIIYIIILMVGLIFGKLFFGNSSDNETNHNHQAESNLSQKWTCSMHPQIMQPEAGDCPICGMDLIPAEADADGLSPNQFKLTKNAMALANVQTTIIGNATANSDNGITLSGKIAENEKANAVQVSYFTGRIERLNISFTGESIRKGQLLATIYSPELVKAQQELLTASTLKETQPALYKAVRNKLKLWKLSDNQINQIESSKKVKENFPVYATVSGTVSEKLVEQGDYTKQGQPLLKIANLNTVWANFDVYENQVSNFKVGQAIAISTNAYPNEVFNAKISFINPVLNPQTRTVTVRAVLNNQKELFKPEMFVTGKVDATVKETKAQLLIPASAVLWTGKRSIVYVKPDTNNPIFEMREIVLGNKLGDNYEVKNGLQSGDEVVTNGVFTIDASAQLQGKKSMMNHKKEMNEQFEVSKKFTSQLQTAYDAYIKLKDNLIKSDAELSKNSASTLNKALQNINMKLLTTNEAHKQWMPLVKTLKSSSNAITNSDDIKVQRNQFKILSEYFILAVQSFGINEVSYKQYCSMADSDKGAYWLSKEKLVLNPYFGDMMLKCGEVKQVINNK; encoded by the coding sequence ATGAAAAAATACATCATATACATTATAATTTTAATGGTAGGATTAATTTTTGGAAAACTATTCTTTGGTAATTCATCAGATAACGAAACAAACCACAATCATCAAGCCGAAAGTAACTTATCGCAAAAATGGACATGTTCAATGCACCCACAAATTATGCAACCCGAAGCAGGCGATTGTCCAATTTGTGGTATGGATTTAATTCCTGCCGAAGCTGATGCAGACGGTTTATCGCCTAATCAATTTAAACTTACAAAAAACGCAATGGCGTTGGCAAACGTGCAAACTACCATTATTGGTAATGCTACTGCTAATTCGGATAATGGAATAACCTTATCAGGAAAAATTGCCGAAAACGAAAAAGCCAACGCAGTACAAGTAAGTTATTTTACAGGACGAATAGAACGTTTAAATATCAGTTTTACAGGCGAAAGTATTAGAAAAGGGCAACTTTTAGCCACCATTTATTCACCCGAATTGGTTAAAGCACAACAAGAACTACTAACAGCATCTACCTTAAAAGAAACACAACCTGCATTGTATAAAGCAGTGCGTAATAAGTTAAAATTATGGAAGCTGTCTGACAACCAAATCAATCAAATTGAAAGTTCTAAAAAGGTAAAAGAAAATTTTCCTGTGTACGCTACTGTATCAGGAACAGTTTCAGAAAAATTAGTAGAACAAGGAGATTATACAAAACAAGGGCAACCGTTATTAAAAATTGCCAATTTGAATACGGTTTGGGCAAACTTTGATGTGTACGAAAATCAAGTTAGTAATTTCAAAGTTGGACAAGCTATTGCTATTTCTACAAATGCGTATCCTAACGAAGTTTTTAATGCTAAAATTTCGTTTATCAATCCTGTTCTAAATCCACAAACACGTACCGTAACTGTTCGAGCGGTTTTAAACAATCAAAAAGAACTCTTTAAACCCGAAATGTTTGTAACAGGAAAAGTAGATGCCACAGTAAAAGAAACCAAAGCACAATTATTGATACCTGCATCGGCTGTTTTATGGACAGGAAAACGCTCAATAGTATATGTAAAACCAGATACCAACAATCCTATTTTTGAAATGAGAGAAATAGTATTAGGTAACAAATTAGGCGATAATTATGAAGTAAAAAATGGCTTACAATCAGGCGACGAAGTGGTAACCAATGGTGTATTTACTATTGATGCATCGGCACAATTACAAGGAAAAAAGTCGATGATGAACCATAAAAAAGAAATGAATGAACAGTTTGAAGTGAGCAAAAAATTCACATCGCAATTACAAACTGCCTACGATGCGTACATCAAACTAAAAGATAACCTTATAAAATCGGATGCTGAATTATCAAAAAATAGTGCATCAACTTTAAATAAGGCATTACAAAATATCAATATGAAATTGCTAACCACTAACGAAGCTCACAAGCAATGGATGCCGTTAGTTAAAACACTAAAATCAAGTAGTAATGCCATTACCAATTCCGATGATATTAAAGTGCAACGAAATCAATTTAAAATACTTTCAGAGTATTTTATTTTGGCTGTACAGTCGTTCGGAATTAACGAGGTTAGCTACAAGCAATATTGCTCAATGGCAGATAGCGACAAAGGTGCATATTGGTTAAGTAAAGAAAAACTAGTATTAAATCCGTATTTCGGCGATATGATGCTGAAATGTGGCGAAGTAAAACAAGTAATAAATAACAAGTAA
- a CDS encoding heavy-metal-associated domain-containing protein, with the protein MKKVMLSVAIITTMSLVSCKNETKKETTITEQTITKQVASTQTTFGVRGNCGMCKNTIEKAVNSIDGVTSAEWDKLKKQINVSYDESKTNLNAIHKAIVNSGYDTDKVMGSESAYKNLPACCKYDHEMEMSLKGEVKEDENSNH; encoded by the coding sequence ATGAAAAAAGTAATGTTAAGCGTAGCAATTATAACTACAATGAGTTTAGTAAGTTGTAAAAACGAAACAAAAAAAGAAACAACTATAACAGAGCAAACAATAACCAAACAAGTAGCCTCTACCCAAACAACATTTGGTGTTCGTGGTAACTGCGGAATGTGTAAAAATACCATTGAAAAAGCGGTTAATAGTATTGATGGAGTAACATCAGCTGAATGGGATAAATTAAAGAAGCAAATAAATGTTTCGTATGATGAATCTAAAACAAATTTGAATGCAATCCATAAAGCAATTGTTAATTCAGGTTATGATACAGATAAAGTGATGGGAAGTGAATCTGCTTATAAAAATTTACCTGCATGTTGTAAATATGATCATGAAATGGAGATGAGTTTAAAAGGAGAAGTAAAAGAAGATGAAAATTCAAATCATTAA
- a CDS encoding phage integrase SAM-like domain-containing protein, whose product MASVKFFIKGKSNPTTIYVRLSASNRILLRKSTSLLINPDFFNRKKGVVKLIKANEGLINLNNDLEALKIKIITSYNKEISKGVNINSLWLTSIIDVHFDRVKESKLDFIINYADDFIKRLPTKTNPKGGVGVSIATIKKYKTIRRKLRKYEISRKLKLKLTDINLSFREDYLKFLLVDERMSMNTAGRDIKFVKTICLDAKNNGIEVSSQLESIKGFSVKVESIFLNFDEIEIISNTKFLDENLSNARDWLVMGCYLGQRVSDLLVMRKENIKEKGNLKVIELTQKKTKKKVNVLLHPKVIEILERRNWEFPKTFSNNLESNKTLFNKYIKEVAREAGLIYKVAGGKVNKKTNRKEKGVYKKYELITSHICRRSFASNYYATVPTPLLMSVTGHSTEKDFLLYIGKTSADYVDNLAKYWGL is encoded by the coding sequence ATGGCAAGTGTAAAGTTTTTTATAAAAGGGAAAAGTAATCCTACTACAATTTATGTTCGATTATCCGCTTCTAATAGAATATTGTTAAGAAAAAGTACTTCACTATTAATTAATCCTGATTTTTTTAATAGAAAAAAAGGAGTTGTTAAATTGATAAAAGCTAATGAAGGTTTAATTAATTTAAATAATGATTTAGAAGCTTTAAAAATTAAAATAATAACTTCTTATAATAAGGAAATATCAAAAGGTGTTAATATAAACTCATTGTGGTTAACTAGCATTATAGATGTGCATTTCGATAGGGTAAAAGAAAGTAAATTAGACTTTATAATAAATTATGCAGATGATTTTATAAAAAGGCTACCTACTAAAACTAATCCAAAAGGAGGAGTTGGAGTTTCAATAGCTACTATTAAGAAATATAAAACTATTAGAAGAAAATTAAGAAAATATGAAATCAGTAGAAAGTTAAAATTAAAACTAACAGATATTAATTTAAGTTTTAGAGAGGATTATTTAAAATTCTTATTAGTTGATGAAAGAATGAGTATGAATACTGCTGGAAGAGATATCAAATTTGTTAAAACCATTTGTTTAGACGCTAAAAATAATGGTATCGAGGTTAGTTCTCAGTTAGAATCAATAAAAGGTTTTTCAGTTAAGGTTGAAAGTATATTTTTAAATTTTGATGAGATAGAAATTATAAGTAATACTAAGTTTTTAGATGAGAACTTATCAAATGCGAGAGATTGGTTAGTTATGGGCTGTTATCTAGGTCAAAGAGTTAGTGATTTGTTGGTTATGAGAAAAGAAAATATAAAGGAAAAAGGAAATCTTAAAGTTATTGAACTTACTCAAAAAAAGACAAAGAAAAAAGTAAATGTTTTATTACATCCAAAGGTTATTGAAATATTAGAAAGAAGGAATTGGGAGTTTCCTAAAACGTTTTCTAATAATTTGGAAAGTAATAAAACATTATTTAATAAATATATAAAGGAAGTAGCAAGAGAGGCTGGTTTAATTTATAAAGTAGCAGGAGGAAAGGTGAATAAAAAAACTAATCGTAAAGAGAAAGGGGTATATAAAAAATATGAATTAATTACTTCTCATATTTGTCGTAGAAGTTTTGCTAGTAATTATTATGCAACTGTTCCAACACCTTTATTGATGAGTGTTACTGGGCATTCTACAGAGAAAGATTTTCTTTTGTATATCGGTAAAACATCTGCTGATTATGTTGATAATTTAGCAAAATATTGGGGGTTATAA
- a CDS encoding DUF262 domain-containing protein produces the protein MDKLELIPVEKLLQKDFFIPSYQRGYRWKERQVIDLLEDVLEFQNKGKLREEGEFYCLQPLVITRKEIKGKLKWEVIDGQQRLTTLYLILTYFKSLLIEEHGIEGLYTIDYETRQGSWSFLEKIESSGEISKENPDYYHISMAYRTIVDWFSDKIKNKEGKKRFSKRQYLESLILTDVNESDIDTANNVRFIWYEVQTKDELEAKSIFTRINMGKIPLTNAELIKALFFINGTNSSKEREKHQQKLAYEWDGIEKSLQNKDFWFFLNKVNYSKPTKIEFIFDLIANKYKEKVSIKVNKDIDKYYTFYVFNNLISSGVVSKEELWKEVKVYSKTFDEWFRNNEYYHLIGYLIHTGKDIELIKELSNNISKSGFKKELFKLIKGGIQLNFEKNKIENLIELSYQDNSQIIRDLLLLFNVVSTMDSKYSKFPFERYVYEKWSLEHIHAQNSEDLKIDKHRKSLLEEQKIYFKSLKEENLTSKIIEILESDVINVDLFTNLQEEIFKKYTKDENVNIHSIDNMALLARADNSVLNNNIFPIKRDKIIELDEKGSFIPICTKNVFLKYYSKDVIQNSEWTKKDRKAYLIEIKKKIANYLPHEEGKNEN, from the coding sequence ATGGATAAATTAGAGCTAATCCCAGTTGAAAAATTACTACAGAAAGATTTTTTTATACCTTCCTATCAGAGAGGGTATCGTTGGAAAGAAAGACAAGTAATAGATTTATTAGAAGATGTTCTTGAGTTTCAAAACAAAGGAAAGCTGAGAGAGGAAGGTGAGTTTTATTGTTTACAACCTTTAGTAATTACAAGGAAAGAAATAAAAGGTAAATTGAAATGGGAAGTAATAGATGGTCAACAAAGGTTAACCACTCTCTATCTAATATTAACTTATTTTAAAAGTTTACTAATAGAAGAGCATGGAATTGAAGGATTATATACAATTGACTATGAAACAAGACAAGGAAGTTGGTCTTTTTTAGAAAAAATAGAATCGAGTGGTGAAATTAGTAAAGAAAATCCTGATTATTACCATATTAGTATGGCTTATAGAACAATAGTTGATTGGTTTTCTGATAAGATAAAAAATAAAGAAGGCAAAAAAAGATTTTCAAAAAGGCAATATTTAGAAAGTTTGATACTAACTGATGTAAATGAAAGTGATATAGATACTGCTAATAACGTTCGTTTTATTTGGTATGAAGTTCAAACTAAGGATGAGTTAGAAGCAAAAAGTATCTTCACAAGAATAAACATGGGGAAAATACCACTTACAAACGCAGAACTTATAAAAGCACTTTTTTTTATAAATGGGACTAATTCAAGTAAAGAAAGAGAAAAGCATCAGCAAAAACTAGCCTATGAATGGGACGGTATTGAAAAAAGCTTGCAAAATAAAGATTTTTGGTTTTTTCTGAACAAAGTAAATTATTCAAAACCAACTAAAATTGAATTTATATTTGATTTAATAGCAAATAAATACAAAGAGAAGGTCTCCATTAAAGTTAACAAAGACATTGATAAGTATTATACGTTTTATGTTTTTAATAATTTGATTAGTAGCGGAGTGGTGTCAAAAGAGGAGTTGTGGAAAGAAGTAAAAGTGTATTCTAAAACTTTTGATGAGTGGTTTAGAAATAATGAATATTATCATCTAATCGGGTATTTGATACATACAGGGAAAGATATTGAACTCATAAAAGAATTATCAAATAATATATCAAAATCAGGGTTTAAAAAAGAATTATTTAAACTAATTAAAGGAGGTATTCAATTAAATTTTGAGAAAAATAAAATCGAAAATTTAATTGAATTGTCTTATCAGGATAATAGTCAAATTATAAGGGATTTATTACTTCTTTTTAACGTTGTGTCAACAATGGATAGCAAATATTCAAAATTTCCATTTGAAAGATATGTGTATGAAAAATGGAGTTTGGAACACATTCATGCACAAAACTCTGAAGATTTAAAGATAGATAAACATAGGAAGTCGCTTTTAGAAGAACAAAAAATATATTTTAAAAGTTTGAAAGAAGAAAATTTAACTAGTAAAATAATTGAAATTTTAGAAAGTGATGTTATAAATGTTGACTTGTTTACTAATTTACAGGAAGAAATTTTTAAAAAGTATACAAAAGATGAAAATGTAAATATTCATTCCATTGATAATATGGCTCTTTTGGCAAGAGCTGATAATTCAGTTTTAAACAATAATATTTTTCCTATTAAAAGGGACAAAATAATTGAACTTGATGAAAAAGGTTCTTTTATTCCAATCTGTACTAAAAATGTTTTTCTAAAGTATTATAGTAAAGATGTCATTCAAAATTCTGAATGGACAAAAAAAGATAGGAAAGCTTATTTAATTGAAATTAAGAAAAAAATAGCTAATTATTTGCCACATGAAGAAGGGAAGAATGAAAACTAA